The nucleotide window GTCCGGGCTCCACAAGTTCGGGGTGCCCTACATCCAGTGGCTGCTGCCGATCGCGTTGTGGATCGTGGCGGTGGGCTCGCTGGTGACGTTGGTGCAGCGGGTGGTCACGGTGCACCGGGAGGCCGCCGAGGCCGATGCGGCGGCCCGCGACGGGCAGGGGAACCCGGCGTGAACGACAAGCTCAGCGAGATCGTCTACGGCGCCGGCTGGTCGCTGGTCAAGCGGTTGCCGGAGTCGGCGGCGGCGGCGCTGGGCCGGACGGTGGCGGACGCCACCTGGCGCCGCCGCGGGCCCGGCGTGCTGCGGCTGGAGGCCAACTACGCGCGGGTGGTGCCGGACGCCGGCCCGCAGCGGCTGGCCGAGCTGTCCCGGGCGGGCCTGCGGTCCTACCTGCGCTACTGGATGGAGTCGTTCCGGCTGCCGGTGTGGAGCAAGCAGCGGATCCGGGACGGCTTCGCCCCGGCCGACGTCCATCTGCTCCAGGACGCGCTGGCGGCCGGCCGGGGCGTCATCCTGGCCCTGCCGCACATGGGCAACTACGACCTGGCCGGGGCGTGGGTCACCACCAAGCTGGGGGTGCCGTTCACCACCGTCGCCCAGCGGCTGAAGCCCGAGTCGGTCTACGACCGGTTCGTCGCCTACCGCGAGGGGCTGGGCATGGAGGTGCTGCCGCACACCGGCGGCTCGGCCTTCGGCACGCTGGCCCGGCGGCTGCGCGACGGCGGCCTGGTCTGCCTGGTCGCCGACCGCGACCTGTCCGCCTCCGGGATCGAGGTGGACTTCTTCGGCGAGCCGGCCCGGATGCCGGCCGGCCCCGCCATGCTCTCGGTGCAGACCGGCGCGGTGCTGCTCCCGGTCACCTTGTGGTACGACGACTCGCCGGTGCTCCAGGGCCGGGTGCACCCGCCGGTGCCGGTGCCGGCCGAGGGCACCCGGGCGGAGAAGGCCGCCGTGATGACGCAGGCGATGGCGGACGCCTTCGCCTCCGGGATCGCCGCCCACCCCACCCACTGGCACATGATGCAGAAGCTGTGGCTGTCCGATCTGCTGACGCCGGCCGCGGACGGCGAACGGTCCCCGCGCGGCCCCGTGGCGCGGGACACTTCCGGTGAGGGCGCGCGCCCGTCGGCCGAGGGTCCGGGGACCGCCCGGGCCACGGCGGCGGAGGGCGCCGGATCGGAGCGGCCGTGAGGATCGGGATCGTGTGCCCGTACTCCTGGGACGTCCCCGGCGGGGTCCAGTTCCACATCCGGGACCTGGCCGAGGATCTGATCCGGCGCGGCCACGAGGTCTCGGTGCTCGCCCCCGCCGACGAGGACACCCCGCTGCCGCCGTACGTGGTCAGCGCCGGCCGCGCCGTGCCGGTGCCGTACAACGGCTCGGTGGCCCGGCTCAACTTCGGCTTCCTGTCGGCGGCCCGGGTGCGCCGCTGGCTGCACGACGGCGGCTTCGACGTGATCCACATCCACGAGCCCGCCTCGCCCTCGCTCGGCCTGCTGTCCTGCTGGGCCGCCCAGGGGCCGATCGTGGCCACCTTCCACACCTCCAACCCGCGTTCCCGGGCGATGATCGCCGCCGGCCCCATCCTCCAGCCCGCCCTGGAGAAGATCAGCGCCCGGATCGCGGTCAGCGAGTACGCCCGCCGCACCCTGGTCGAACACCTCGGCGGCGACGCGGTGGTCATCCCCAACGGGGTGGACGTGGGGTTCTTCGCCGACGCCGAGCCCAAGTCGGAGTGGCAGGGGCTGGACGCCCCCGGGTCGGTGGCCGGCGGCGCCGCGCGGGCCGCCACCATCGGGTTCATCGGCCGCATCGACGAACCCCGCAAGGGGCTGCCGACGCTGATGCGGGCGCTGCCGAGGATCCTCGCCGAGCGCCCCGGCACCCGCCTGCTGGTGGCCGGCCGCGGTGACGAGCAGGAGGCGGTCGCCTCGCTCCCGGAGGCGGTGCGCGGCCAGGTGGAGTTCCTCGGCATGGTCAGCGACGAGGACAAGGCCCGGCTGCTGCGCAGCGTCGACCTGTACGTCGCCCCCAACACCGGCGGGGAGAGCTTCGGCATCATCCTGGTCGAGGCGATGTCGGCCGGCGCCCCGGTGCTCGCCGGCGACCTCGACGCGTTCCGGCAAGTGCTCGACGGGGGAGCGGCCGGTGAGCTGTTCCCGGTGGAGGACGCCGACGCGCTCGCCGCCGCCGCGCTGCGCCTGCTGTCCGACCCCGCCCGCCGGTCCGC belongs to Streptantibioticus cattleyicolor NRRL 8057 = DSM 46488 and includes:
- a CDS encoding phosphatidylinositol mannoside acyltransferase — encoded protein: MNDKLSEIVYGAGWSLVKRLPESAAAALGRTVADATWRRRGPGVLRLEANYARVVPDAGPQRLAELSRAGLRSYLRYWMESFRLPVWSKQRIRDGFAPADVHLLQDALAAGRGVILALPHMGNYDLAGAWVTTKLGVPFTTVAQRLKPESVYDRFVAYREGLGMEVLPHTGGSAFGTLARRLRDGGLVCLVADRDLSASGIEVDFFGEPARMPAGPAMLSVQTGAVLLPVTLWYDDSPVLQGRVHPPVPVPAEGTRAEKAAVMTQAMADAFASGIAAHPTHWHMMQKLWLSDLLTPAADGERSPRGPVARDTSGEGARPSAEGPGTARATAAEGAGSERP
- a CDS encoding glycosyltransferase family 4 protein, encoding MRIGIVCPYSWDVPGGVQFHIRDLAEDLIRRGHEVSVLAPADEDTPLPPYVVSAGRAVPVPYNGSVARLNFGFLSAARVRRWLHDGGFDVIHIHEPASPSLGLLSCWAAQGPIVATFHTSNPRSRAMIAAGPILQPALEKISARIAVSEYARRTLVEHLGGDAVVIPNGVDVGFFADAEPKSEWQGLDAPGSVAGGAARAATIGFIGRIDEPRKGLPTLMRALPRILAERPGTRLLVAGRGDEQEAVASLPEAVRGQVEFLGMVSDEDKARLLRSVDLYVAPNTGGESFGIILVEAMSAGAPVLAGDLDAFRQVLDGGAAGELFPVEDADALAAAALRLLSDPARRSALRAVGSAHVRRFDWSVVGGEILSVYEMVTDGAASVAPDERTRLRGRLGLTRG